Proteins encoded within one genomic window of Actinoplanes octamycinicus:
- a CDS encoding DUF4307 domain-containing protein encodes MSETRATTPVFPPGRYGRRRDGRRRRPLALIVAAVVFGVGALGLTWAYYQKFGQTNYSPEIIGWNEPADTAMVIKFRVRVPAGETASCVLRARDYQGYELGTRTVTVPAPDGGGEVVVAETVPTTARASVGDVMSCRPAG; translated from the coding sequence GTGAGCGAGACGCGCGCCACAACCCCGGTTTTCCCGCCCGGGCGGTATGGCCGGCGCCGGGACGGCCGCCGGCGCCGCCCGCTGGCCCTGATCGTGGCCGCTGTCGTCTTCGGCGTCGGCGCCCTCGGGCTGACCTGGGCCTATTACCAGAAATTCGGGCAGACCAACTACAGCCCGGAGATCATCGGCTGGAACGAGCCGGCCGACACCGCCATGGTGATCAAGTTCCGGGTCCGGGTGCCGGCCGGCGAGACCGCCTCGTGCGTGCTGCGCGCCCGTGACTACCAGGGCTACGAGCTGGGCACCCGGACCGTGACGGTGCCCGCCCCGGACGGCGGCGGCGAGGTGGTGGTCGCGGAGACCGTGCCGACCACCGCGCGCGCCTCGGTGGGCGACGTGATGAGCTGCCGCCCGGCCGGCTGA
- the mca gene encoding mycothiol conjugate amidase Mca has translation MAEQLRLMTVHAHPDDESSKGAATMAKYVAEGAKVLVATCTGGERGSVLNPKMDRPEVLADITNIRRKEMDRAREILGVDQAWLGFVDSGLPEGDPLPPLPEGCFGLQDPQEAAKPLIKLIREFRPHVMTTYDENGGYPHPDHIMCHKVAVVAFEQAGDPELYPELGEPWQPLKLYYNSGWTRARMLALHEGMLAAGLESPYAEWLEKWSDRQDRGDKITTRVECGEYFAIRDDALRAHATQVDPDGFWFHIPLEMQQKVWPTEDFELARSLVDSPVPESDLFAGIREKVEAA, from the coding sequence GTGGCTGAGCAACTGCGTCTCATGACTGTGCACGCCCACCCGGACGACGAGTCCAGCAAGGGCGCCGCCACGATGGCGAAATACGTCGCCGAGGGGGCCAAGGTGCTCGTGGCCACCTGCACCGGTGGCGAGCGCGGCAGCGTGCTGAACCCGAAGATGGACCGCCCCGAGGTGCTGGCGGACATCACCAACATCCGGCGCAAGGAGATGGACCGGGCCCGCGAGATCCTCGGGGTGGACCAGGCCTGGCTGGGCTTCGTCGACTCCGGGCTGCCCGAGGGTGACCCGCTGCCGCCGCTGCCGGAGGGTTGTTTCGGCCTGCAGGACCCGCAGGAGGCGGCGAAACCGCTGATCAAGCTGATCCGCGAGTTCCGGCCGCACGTGATGACCACCTACGACGAGAACGGCGGATATCCGCACCCCGACCACATCATGTGCCACAAGGTGGCGGTGGTCGCCTTCGAGCAGGCCGGCGACCCGGAGCTCTACCCGGAGCTGGGCGAGCCGTGGCAGCCGCTGAAGCTGTACTACAACTCCGGCTGGACCCGGGCCCGGATGCTGGCGCTGCACGAGGGCATGCTCGCGGCCGGCCTGGAGTCGCCGTACGCGGAGTGGCTGGAGAAGTGGTCGGACCGGCAGGACCGGGGCGACAAGATCACCACTCGGGTCGAGTGCGGGGAGTACTTCGCGATCCGCGACGACGCGCTGCGGGCGCACGCCACCCAGGTCGACCCGGACGGGTTCTGGTTCCACATCCCGCTGGAGATGCAGCAGAAGGTGTGGCCGACCGAGGACTTCGAGCTGGCCCGCTCGCTGGTGGACAGCCCGGTTCCGGAGTCCGACCTGTTCGCGGGCATCCGGGAGAAGGTCGAAGCGGCCTGA